One Falco biarmicus isolate bFalBia1 chromosome 9, bFalBia1.pri, whole genome shotgun sequence genomic region harbors:
- the CDK1 gene encoding cyclin-dependent kinase 1 isoform X1, translated as MNPVFFVEENGITGEMDDYTKIEKIGEGTYGVVYKGRHKTTGQVVAMKKIRLESEEEGVPSTAIREISLLKELHHPNIVCLQDVLMQDSRLYLVFEFLSMDLKKYLDTIPSGQYLDRSRVKSYLYQILQGIVFCHSRRVLHRDLKPQNLLIDDKGVIKLADFGLARAFGIPVRVYTHEVVTLWYRSPEVLLGSARYSTPVDIWSIGTIFAELATKKPLFHGDSEIDQLFRIFRALGTPNNEVWPEVESLQDYKNTFPKWKPGSLGTHVKNLDDDGLDLLAKMLIYDPAKRISGKMALNHRYFDDLDKSTLPANLIKKE; from the exons ATGAACcctgttttttttgttgaggAGAACG GGATAACAGGAGAAATGGATGATTACACAAAAATAGAGAAGATTGGGGAAG GTACCTATGGTGTTGTGTATAAAGGTCGTCACAAAACCACAGGCCAAGTGGTGGCAATGAAGAAAATACGTCTAGAAAGTGAGGAGGAAGGCGTTCCAAGTACTGCTATCCGAgaaatttctttattaaaagagCTGCATCATCCCAATATAGTCTG TCTTCAGGATGTTCTTATGCAGGATTCAAGACTGTACCTTGTCTTTGAATTCCTCTCCATGGATCTCAAGAAATACTTGGATACTATTCCATCTGGCCAATATTTGGATCGTTCACGTGTTAAG AGTTACTTGTATCAAATCTTGCAAGGTATTGTCTTCTGCCATTCAAGAAGAGTTCTGCACAGAGACTTAAAACCTCAGAATCTCTTAATAGATGACAAAGGAGTGATTAAACTGGCAGACTTTGGATTGGCCCGAGCCTTTGGAATTCCAGTGCGGGTATACACTCATGAA GTAGTGACACTGTGGTACAGGTCTCCAGAGGTGTTGCTGGGATCTGCTCGTTACTCTACCCCTGTAGATATATGGAGCATAGGTACCATATTTGCTGAGCTGGCAACTAAAAAGCCGCTTTTCCATGGAGACTCAGAGATTGACCAGCTCTTCAGAATCTTCAG AGCTTTAGGGACCCCCAACAATGAGGTATGGCCTGAAGTGGAATCTCTGCAAGACTATAAAAACACTTTCCCAAAATGGAAACCTGGCAGCCTTGGAACACATGTCAAAAACTTAGATGATGATGGGCTTGACCTGCTGGCT aaaatgttaatttatgaTCCTGCAAAAAGAATTTCTGGCAAAATGGCCTTGAACCATCGATATTTTGATGACTTGGACAAATCCACTCTCCCTGCTAATCTGATTAAGAAAGAGTAG
- the CDK1 gene encoding cyclin-dependent kinase 1 isoform X2, whose product MDDYTKIEKIGEGTYGVVYKGRHKTTGQVVAMKKIRLESEEEGVPSTAIREISLLKELHHPNIVCLQDVLMQDSRLYLVFEFLSMDLKKYLDTIPSGQYLDRSRVKSYLYQILQGIVFCHSRRVLHRDLKPQNLLIDDKGVIKLADFGLARAFGIPVRVYTHEVVTLWYRSPEVLLGSARYSTPVDIWSIGTIFAELATKKPLFHGDSEIDQLFRIFRALGTPNNEVWPEVESLQDYKNTFPKWKPGSLGTHVKNLDDDGLDLLAKMLIYDPAKRISGKMALNHRYFDDLDKSTLPANLIKKE is encoded by the exons ATGGATGATTACACAAAAATAGAGAAGATTGGGGAAG GTACCTATGGTGTTGTGTATAAAGGTCGTCACAAAACCACAGGCCAAGTGGTGGCAATGAAGAAAATACGTCTAGAAAGTGAGGAGGAAGGCGTTCCAAGTACTGCTATCCGAgaaatttctttattaaaagagCTGCATCATCCCAATATAGTCTG TCTTCAGGATGTTCTTATGCAGGATTCAAGACTGTACCTTGTCTTTGAATTCCTCTCCATGGATCTCAAGAAATACTTGGATACTATTCCATCTGGCCAATATTTGGATCGTTCACGTGTTAAG AGTTACTTGTATCAAATCTTGCAAGGTATTGTCTTCTGCCATTCAAGAAGAGTTCTGCACAGAGACTTAAAACCTCAGAATCTCTTAATAGATGACAAAGGAGTGATTAAACTGGCAGACTTTGGATTGGCCCGAGCCTTTGGAATTCCAGTGCGGGTATACACTCATGAA GTAGTGACACTGTGGTACAGGTCTCCAGAGGTGTTGCTGGGATCTGCTCGTTACTCTACCCCTGTAGATATATGGAGCATAGGTACCATATTTGCTGAGCTGGCAACTAAAAAGCCGCTTTTCCATGGAGACTCAGAGATTGACCAGCTCTTCAGAATCTTCAG AGCTTTAGGGACCCCCAACAATGAGGTATGGCCTGAAGTGGAATCTCTGCAAGACTATAAAAACACTTTCCCAAAATGGAAACCTGGCAGCCTTGGAACACATGTCAAAAACTTAGATGATGATGGGCTTGACCTGCTGGCT aaaatgttaatttatgaTCCTGCAAAAAGAATTTCTGGCAAAATGGCCTTGAACCATCGATATTTTGATGACTTGGACAAATCCACTCTCCCTGCTAATCTGATTAAGAAAGAGTAG